The following proteins are co-located in the Deferribacter autotrophicus genome:
- the murJ gene encoding murein biosynthesis integral membrane protein MurJ, with protein sequence MKSFLFSVLKSSFGVLTSRILGLIRDVSIAAVFGANAITDIFFVAFAIPNLFRALFAEGALSSAFVPILGNKLKQNDEAGNIYLTNVLLYLSFFSLAVVIIISIFSKQTILIFMPGYSNDLALVKTASVILVIVMPYLFFVSISALFAGYLNLKGSYYIPYASTALLNLSMIISVYLSYLFSKNIYFLAWGVFFGGILQLLFVFFYAKIKGFYFTKVGKKDPDVKKTFLLIVPSILGVGVNQLNFLIGRILASFLQYGSISYLYYANRLFQFPFGLFSVTIGTVSLTELSKNDEEKRNEIISKALISIFLIIIPSTIGIVLLSDEIIKLVFQRRAFTYADVLNTSSALIMYSIGLVFFSMNMTFTKVFHSVLDTKTPVKISVVLLVSNFLFSMLLLKSLKHAGIALSATISAFIGSVIYIYLLKKRNLFDFMIFIKNKLLLLMKIIFANVLLSFLIVILIKFRIHLLLIIFATVISYYFILMLLKINIWRVLR encoded by the coding sequence GTGAAGAGTTTTCTTTTTTCTGTTTTAAAATCATCTTTTGGGGTTCTTACAAGTAGAATATTAGGTTTGATAAGAGATGTTTCAATAGCCGCAGTATTTGGCGCTAATGCCATTACGGATATCTTTTTTGTAGCATTTGCCATTCCTAATTTATTTAGGGCATTGTTTGCCGAAGGGGCTTTGTCATCTGCTTTTGTGCCAATCCTGGGTAATAAGTTAAAACAAAATGATGAAGCCGGTAATATATATTTGACTAATGTTTTGTTATACCTTTCTTTTTTTAGCCTTGCCGTCGTTATAATAATTTCAATTTTTTCAAAGCAAACGATTTTGATTTTTATGCCTGGTTATTCGAATGATCTTGCTTTAGTAAAAACTGCATCTGTGATCCTTGTAATCGTAATGCCATATTTATTTTTTGTGAGTATTTCAGCTCTTTTTGCTGGATATCTTAATTTAAAGGGGAGTTATTATATCCCTTATGCTTCTACAGCACTGTTGAATTTATCTATGATTATATCGGTGTATCTATCTTATCTTTTTAGTAAAAATATTTATTTTTTAGCATGGGGGGTATTTTTTGGGGGTATTTTGCAACTATTATTTGTTTTCTTTTATGCAAAAATAAAAGGATTTTATTTCACTAAGGTAGGTAAGAAAGATCCAGATGTTAAAAAAACATTTTTGTTAATAGTTCCATCGATTCTGGGGGTAGGAGTAAATCAACTGAATTTTCTCATTGGTAGAATTCTTGCATCTTTTTTGCAATATGGGAGCATTTCTTATTTGTACTATGCTAATAGATTGTTTCAATTTCCATTTGGATTGTTCTCGGTTACTATTGGCACAGTTTCGTTAACAGAATTGAGTAAAAATGATGAAGAGAAAAGGAATGAGATTATTTCAAAGGCTCTAATTTCGATTTTTTTAATAATTATACCATCCACTATAGGGATAGTTCTTTTATCAGATGAAATAATAAAGTTGGTTTTTCAAAGAAGAGCTTTTACTTATGCTGATGTTTTAAATACATCTTCAGCTTTGATCATGTATTCGATAGGGTTGGTTTTCTTTTCGATGAATATGACTTTTACAAAAGTATTTCACTCGGTTCTTGATACAAAAACTCCTGTTAAAATTTCTGTTGTGTTATTGGTGTCAAATTTCCTTTTTTCAATGCTTTTGTTAAAAAGTCTTAAACATGCCGGTATTGCGTTAAGTGCTACCATTTCTGCTTTTATTGGTAGTGTAATTTATATATATTTGTTAAAAAAGCGGAATCTTTTTGATTTCATGATTTTTATTAAAAATAAATTATTACTTCTGATGAAAATTATTTTTGCAAATGTTCTTTTGTCATTTTT